GAGAAAAGAACGAccagaaaataaagaagaaatcaCTTCACCAGTGATTCTTTCATTAGCAGCGCTTCATTCATCAGGGCACAGGTCATGAGTAACAACAAATTTATTGTAGAATCAGCACCTGACCTTTGAAAGTTTTACCGCAGATGTGACAGCAGTGGGGGCGGCCTTCCTCGTGCTTGCTGGCCTTGTGTCGGAGAAGAGCGCCTTTCTCTGTGAAGCGCTGCTCACAGACATCACAGCCGAAGGGCCGCTCGCCGGTGTGAGTCCGGTGGTGTTTATCCAGACTGGCTGGCAGTGAAATACAGAGATTAACACAAATCACAATATCTGCAGTTAAAGTGAAAGTTTGCAAAGACAGCAAAACGGCTAAGTGATTGCTCTTAGAAGCACAAAACACACCGGACCCCATCGATAGTAATGTAGGGACGTTTGGGTGGCACAGCATTACCTCAGAGCAAGTAGGGTCTTAGTTTGAGATGCATGAGATCTTTCTTTTGCTTCTTTTAGGCAAATTACTGATTCTAAATGTGTCACAGGGGTGGATACAAGGTGAATAAAGTGCTTATGTGCAGAGAATATGGCTGTTACCTTGTGTCCTAAAGGTTTTCCCGCAGAGGTGACACTGGTATGGCCTCTCGCCACTGTGTATACGCAGATGCATGTTGAGGTTGTTCTTTTGGGAGAAGGCGTGGCCACACGAGTTACAGACAAAAGGGCGCTCATTTCTGTGagcaagaagaaaacagacttaaaATAGTTTTCATTAAAACTTTATGTCGTTTACACTTTTATTCATCCTCAAGAGGAAATTCACAGAAAACATGCTCTCCAACCTGTGGATAGCTTTTATATGCATCTGCAGGCCGTTTCTACTAGATGCCCGATGGCCACACTCCTCGCACACAAACGGCTTTTCTCCACGGTGTTTGGCGGCTTCGTGCACACGCAGCTCCGCACGAGTTAAGAAGGTTTTGGGACACTGGGAACACTAGAAACACAGCAACACAATCAAAACATAAATCCCCAAAATTTGTGTTAAAGTGAGTTTGAAATGACATACTGAAGGTGCTGCTGACTGTAGGTACTTACTGCATGTGGTTTGGGGTAACCGTGCACCTTCATCATATGAACTGTCAAGTTTTTCTTGTACATAAAttgttcaggacatgttgaACACTGCAAAATGTGACGAAGACATTCTTCATATTCACTTCAGGTTTGTGACATACTCAGTTACGCTTTTTGTTAGGTGTATGCTGTACCTTGTGGGGCATTTCTCCTGTGTGGGTGACAGTATGCAATCGTAGCGCTTCTTTTGTGTTAAATGTAGTAGAACAAATGAGGCAGGTGTACGTCTGGAAttataaaagtaaaaacactGAGGATTCTTCATAGTGAGGGTTGGAGAAAGCGTGAAAGggtgattttctttactcaccAGCGCACTAGAACAGTCTCTCATCTCGTGTATCAAAAGGTTCTCCTTCCTGTAGTACCGTCTTCCACATTTAAGACAACCGAAGGGCTTCTCCCCTGTATGCCTCCTGTGGAGATGAGACATTAGTTTACTCTTTTAAGAGCATttcgaaagaaaaaaaaggtgacaCCCTGTACCTGTTGTGAACCTTGAGGTAGTATTTGCTCTTGAAGGCTTTGAAGCAGATGGAACACTGCACGGAGGCCTTCTTAGAATCGTCCTCCATCGTCTGAccattcttgtttttgtttttttgactcTGGGCCTTGCATTTCTGTCCAGTCGCCGTAGACGGGGATGTGGTTGAGGAAGCGGGCTTAGTAGCAGGCACATACTCCTCATCTGTGTCTTCGGGAATCTCCTCCGGAATACCCACGTCATCATTATCGTCTTCTGCTTCCACTCCCCCACTTACCTGGCTAATAACATTGTCGTTAATCTGCAGCTCCGTTACCTGCAAGACAGGtgtaataaaaacatctatattcctctttaaaaacacactcaTTATTATCCGCACAAATGCCCCGTCgttgaaatattttttcatgcttatgttattgtattCTACCTCAGTTTCACCAGCTAGCTGATCTGAGTTTTGGTTTTCCTCAACAACTGCATCACCAACTTCTTTCTCCACAGGAAGAGGCGGGGCCAACTCGTTTTCAGTTGTAGGGCTCTCATCGATAGTCACAAGTCGCCTGGAGCTCTTCACTACTCGGCCAGAGCGTGTGGTGGTTGCTGTAGTAGTGGCAGCAGTGGTAAAACTGGCTGCAGCAGTATCAATGGTGGGCTCGTATTTCGTGATGTCTGAGGCAGACTTTCTAGGTCTACCTCTTTTACGCTTGACAGGCACAGGCTCCTTAGAGGTCTCCTTGAACTGCTGACAGCGTGTGAGTGCCTCTGGTACGCACAGGCTGGCTGCTGCCTGCTGGACTCTGTCCAGGTTGTGAGGATCCAACTTCAGCTCTCCGGTGTAGACAAAGTTTAGGAGCAGCTCCAAGCCATCACTGGGGCATCCCTGCAGGCAGAACTCTGTTGCAGAAGGCATGTTTGACTGCTGGAGGAGTTCAGTGAAGCAGGCGAGGATGTTGCGATGAGCAAGGAACACTACCCCGTCTCCCACATTCAATGATGCATCACAAAACCTGCCCACTGCCCTCTGCTGGTTCAGGGCAGACAGGACACGTTGCGCATGGTTGCTCTCTGCTGCAGCCATCCCTCCTGCTTCACTGTAGATGGCTGGTAAATGAGACACATCAAACAAAGCGTGTGGTTTAGACAAATTATCAGCAGAGCACCTAGTCAAAAAGTCCACATGTCACTCTAAACGTGCTTTACAGCATTTCAAACTGATGGTATTTTACCTGATTCCATGTTATCATTTCCGTTAGTGCCAGTAGTAAAAGATAAAAGTGGGAAGATTTCTAGAATTGATAATTAGAGACCAACTGCCTTGGCAAATGTATTTTCTAAAGTGTTTGAACACAGATTTCAAAAGCATATAACAACAACTGATAATCAAGTTGGTTTTAAGAGTAAGCATTATACTGATccatacataaatatatatacaaatataggGACAGAACACATCCGTTTTATGTGCTTTTTAGATGCGCCCAAAGCATTTGACAAAGTGAACCATCAGCTGTTTGTTAAATTGCAAAGCAGAGGGGTCGTTGCATATGTAATTAGGATTTTTGGTATTCACATCAAACTATGCGAGGAGCTAAGTGGGGTACGAAGATGTCTGAACCTTTTTCTGTATCTATCGGCTCTTTCGTGTCGTAattgaaaactgaaaactacTTAAGAAATGTCAAGAAAGCTGCTTATGAGAGTTCGAGCTATGTTATAGAACAGAACTgtaaaaactctgtttttgccttatttcCTCATTCAATAACCCTTAGcatctttttctcattttcatagCAAAATTTAAAGGAGAGGTAAcctaagacttttgcacagtactgtatttgCACTGACTGAAgaatcaagtgtgtgtgtgaggtcaaaaaaagacatttgaatGTGTAACCGGGTCATAAATTACATAttgttataattacacaaaatgtgttcaaaaCCCCACACCGTTACTTTTAtatagggctgggtatcgtcactgatttctagaatcgattcaattccgattcacaaggtcccgaatcgattcgatccacgattcgatttaattcgattcgattcgatttaaatctgggaaattttgacagtcagaaatataattcagatcagtacatttacatatttttgtatcaataaaaaggaagctgacacacgcaagactttatcacaggtgtgagcgtcacagcagatgcctttgtgtcaaagtagctgaggataaaacacagaaaaacatgaaggtgattttcctggcctgggattttataaaaatattctgcagtacatcaaaaacgaaagaaaaccattaattaatgaacattacctctgacgttacagcggttttattagagacacggctaagcattttgcattttgaataattttaaaaagtttaaatttgttcagtattgaacagcagaaatgaggttttcttttcggaagaatgtaaaagggaaaaaaacagcggccgacagcgctgtaaactaCGGTAGAcgtgtgcgtaacaagcaagcgaataatgaagaaagggaaactgttcttgaagtacagagagagagagagggcgagagagagagagggagagagagggagggagagggagagagggagagagagggagagggagagagagggagagagagggagggagagggagagagggagagagagggagagagagggagggagagggagagagggagagagagggagagagggagagagagggagagagagagagagggagagagggagagagagggagagagagagagagggagagagagagagagggagagagagagagagggagagagagggagagagagctgcgcatcgcgatggaagcaaaacagtaaaagtcagagtgaattcatgacgatgtttatgtgaagcgtttggatcttcttttgctgctggttcggtcaatattgtttggagagacatcaaactaacagctttagaatcagcgcacaaagggcgtgaacacaaagcgcgacccgccgacagatcagaatcagcgagctgtcggctttcagccccgactgtgagaaaggcgacatctaactgattctgatccgcgggtcgcgctgtgtgtttaagtctatgtgcagaatccgtgtacctgctctcatttactgtcttaactgtttggtggttcttgaaattttgtgagatgtcaccagagattctggcatttcgggcaaaataaatttatattaaaaaatcgattcaggatttgaatgaatcgattttacgttatccaagccagaatcgattataatcgatgaatcgattataaaaacccacccctaccgtcgggctatcataggaaggaaaaatatatgtcaatgcttttgcattctttcggaaatgtagctgggtaattatgtcattggccactgtcaatatgtgacatattgaaatcgcgtttgaatttgctcttgttttttgctttcactttgcattcgcgcgaactgtgtatagagggcgacagcactgattggtgagtgatgataatttgcgcaccaattcctctgacatcgtcttattaatcgttagcttactatgcaaacatgacaagtgaaatctcccgcagcaagcttaaacatgtgagaggttgatcgcgcagagaatcgctgagcgtgtgtgtgtgtg
This region of Maylandia zebra isolate NMK-2024a linkage group LG20, Mzebra_GT3a, whole genome shotgun sequence genomic DNA includes:
- the zbtb48 gene encoding uncharacterized protein zbtb48 produces the protein MAAAESNHAQRVLSALNQQRAVGRFCDASLNVGDGVVFLAHRNILACFTELLQQSNMPSATEFCLQGCPSDGLELLLNFVYTGELKLDPHNLDRVQQAAASLCVPEALTRCQQFKETSKEPVPVKRKRGRPRKSASDITKYEPTIDTAAASFTTAATTTATTTRSGRVVKSSRRLVTIDESPTTENELAPPLPVEKEVGDAVVEENQNSDQLAGETEVTELQINDNVISQVSGGVEAEDDNDDVGIPEEIPEDTDEEYVPATKPASSTTSPSTATGQKCKAQSQKNKNKNGQTMEDDSKKASVQCSICFKAFKSKYYLKVHNRRHTGEKPFGCLKCGRRYYRKENLLIHEMRDCSSALTYTCLICSTTFNTKEALRLHTVTHTGEMPHKCSTCPEQFMYKKNLTVHMMKVHGYPKPHACSQCPKTFLTRAELRVHEAAKHRGEKPFVCEECGHRASSRNGLQMHIKAIHRNERPFVCNSCGHAFSQKNNLNMHLRIHSGERPYQCHLCGKTFRTQASLDKHHRTHTGERPFGCDVCEQRFTEKGALLRHKASKHEEGRPHCCHICGKTFKAREQLRVHLRRHKGMRKFECVDCGYKFTRQAHLRRHIQIHKRTENYNPRQRKLRNVIVQDVDGSPVETEAPKSEEASLICDGSTQESTNRGAESSTGLTSGCIVRVVIESSDAVMEEVISNQNLGEVESTQTFPVLQQTQLVTEPYESTIDMEGIVENLSESKT